A DNA window from Micromonospora sp. NBC_01739 contains the following coding sequences:
- a CDS encoding AAA family ATPase gives MAQPTTPDAPTPNGTQPQAPAAPTTPAQDAGLLERALFEIKRVIVGQDRMVERMFVALLARGHCLLEGVPGVAKTLAVETLAKVVGGSFARVQFTPDLVPADIMGTRIYRQSSEKFDVELGPVFVNFLLADEINRAPAKVQSALLEVMSERQVSIGGESHRVPNPFLVMATQNPIEQEGVYPLPEAQRDRFLMKIVVGYPTDAEEREIVYRMGVAPPEPTTVFDTEDLIALQRKADQVFVHNALIDYAVRLVLATRTPAEHGMPDVARLIQYGASPRASLGLVRATRALALLRGRDYALPQDVQDIAPDILRHRLVLSYDALADDVPADHVVHRVMSTIPMPSVAPRQQATPPPPGAGAPTSGWPGQRP, from the coding sequence GTGGCCCAGCCGACCACGCCCGACGCCCCGACCCCGAACGGGACGCAGCCGCAGGCGCCCGCCGCGCCGACCACACCGGCGCAGGACGCCGGCCTGCTGGAGCGGGCCCTGTTCGAGATCAAACGGGTGATCGTCGGGCAGGACCGGATGGTGGAGCGGATGTTCGTCGCCCTGCTGGCCCGGGGGCACTGCCTGCTGGAGGGGGTGCCCGGGGTGGCCAAGACCCTGGCGGTGGAGACCCTGGCCAAGGTCGTCGGCGGCTCCTTCGCCCGGGTGCAGTTCACCCCGGACCTGGTGCCGGCCGACATCATGGGCACCCGGATCTACCGGCAGTCCAGCGAGAAGTTCGACGTGGAGCTGGGCCCGGTGTTCGTCAACTTCCTGCTCGCCGACGAGATCAACCGGGCCCCGGCCAAGGTGCAGTCGGCGCTGCTGGAGGTGATGAGCGAGCGGCAGGTCTCCATCGGCGGGGAGAGCCACCGGGTACCGAACCCCTTCCTGGTGATGGCCACCCAGAACCCGATCGAGCAGGAGGGGGTCTACCCCCTGCCGGAGGCCCAGCGGGACCGTTTCCTCATGAAGATCGTCGTGGGTTATCCGACCGACGCGGAGGAGCGGGAGATCGTCTACCGGATGGGGGTGGCCCCGCCCGAGCCCACCACGGTCTTCGACACCGAGGACCTGATCGCCCTGCAACGCAAGGCCGACCAGGTGTTCGTACACAATGCCCTGATCGACTACGCGGTGCGGCTGGTGCTGGCCACCCGTACCCCCGCCGAGCACGGGATGCCCGACGTGGCGCGACTGATCCAGTACGGTGCCAGCCCACGGGCCTCCCTGGGCCTGGTCCGGGCCACCCGGGCGCTGGCCCTGCTGCGCGGACGGGACTACGCCCTGCCGCAGGACGTTCAGGACATCGCCCCGGACATCCTGCGACACCGGCTGGTGCTCAGCTACGACGCCCTGGCCGACGACGTGCCGGCCGACCACGTGGTGCATCGGGTCATGTCGACCATCCCGATGCCCTCGGTGGCGCCCCGGCAGCAGGCCACTCCGCCGCCACCGGGGGCGGGGGCACCGACCTCGGGGTGGCCCGGGCAGCGGCCGTGA
- a CDS encoding DUF58 domain-containing protein, whose translation MARAAAVTSTTPPSGHREPTSADNRSGAVLARLQLLVTRKLDGLLQGDYAGLLPGPGSEAGESREYRPGDDVRRMDWPVTARTTTPHVRRTVADRELETWLAVDLSASLDFGTGRWLKREVVIAAAAAITHLTVRGGNRIGAVVGSGDEVPAQRRGRRSAPVPVGPGRLVRLPARSGRKEAQGMLRAIAGTESRPGRSDLGALVDMLNRPPRRRGVAVVISDFLAPPTQWARPLRKLRVRHDVLAIEVVDPRELELPDVGVLPVVDPETGELHEVQTADRGLRHRYAAAAAAQRAEISAALRTAGAAHLRLRTDRDWLLDMVRFVAGQRHARTRGTTR comes from the coding sequence GTGGCCCGGGCAGCGGCCGTGACCTCGACCACCCCTCCCAGCGGTCACCGGGAACCGACGTCGGCGGACAACCGCTCCGGGGCCGTGCTGGCCCGGTTGCAGCTGCTGGTCACCCGCAAACTCGACGGGCTGTTGCAGGGCGACTACGCCGGGCTGCTGCCGGGCCCGGGCAGTGAGGCGGGCGAGTCCCGGGAGTACCGCCCCGGTGACGACGTACGCCGGATGGACTGGCCGGTCACCGCCCGCACCACCACCCCGCACGTACGGCGTACGGTGGCCGACCGTGAGCTGGAGACCTGGTTGGCGGTGGACCTGTCGGCGAGCCTCGACTTCGGCACCGGCCGGTGGCTCAAGCGGGAGGTGGTGATCGCCGCGGCGGCGGCCATCACCCACCTGACCGTCCGGGGCGGCAACCGGATCGGCGCGGTGGTCGGCAGCGGCGACGAGGTGCCCGCCCAGCGTCGGGGTCGCCGGTCGGCACCCGTACCCGTCGGGCCGGGGCGGCTGGTCCGGCTGCCGGCCCGGTCCGGGCGCAAGGAGGCCCAGGGCATGCTGCGGGCCATCGCCGGCACGGAGAGTCGGCCCGGCCGCAGTGACCTGGGCGCACTGGTGGACATGCTCAACCGCCCACCCCGGCGGCGTGGAGTCGCGGTGGTCATCTCCGACTTCCTGGCCCCGCCGACCCAGTGGGCCCGCCCGCTGCGCAAGCTGCGGGTACGCCACGACGTGCTGGCGATCGAGGTGGTCGATCCGCGGGAACTGGAGCTACCGGACGTCGGGGTGCTGCCCGTCGTCGACCCGGAGACCGGGGAACTGCACGAGGTGCAGACCGCCGATCGGGGCCTGCGGCACCGGTACGCGGCGGCGGCAGCCGCCCAGCGCGCGGAGATCTCCGCCGCCCTGCGTACCGCCGGTGCCGCACACCTGCGACTGCGTACGGACCGAGACTGGCTGCTGGACATGGTGCGCTTCGTTGCCGGGCAACGGCACGCGCGTACCCGGGGGACGACACGATGA
- a CDS encoding VWA domain-containing protein, producing the protein MIRLLQPWWLLAVLPVLALAALYVWRQLRRREYAMRFTNVDLLRTVAPKGLGWRRHVPATAFLLALLVLAGALARPAMDTREPLERATIMLAIDVSLSMQADDVPPNRLEAAQEAAKQFVRELPETYNVGLVSFAKSANVLVPPTKDRPAVTSAIDGLVLAEATATGEAVFTCLEAIRSVPADGAAGIPPARIVLLSDGFRTAGRSVEEAAAAAQAANVPVSTIAFGTDAGHVAIGGQLQRVPVDRMALAALAETTEGYFYEAASVSELKQVYQDMGSSIGFRTEAREITQWYAGIALLLALCAGATSLLWSSRLV; encoded by the coding sequence ATGATCCGACTGCTCCAACCGTGGTGGCTGCTGGCCGTACTGCCGGTGCTCGCCCTGGCCGCGCTGTACGTCTGGCGGCAGTTGCGCCGCCGGGAGTACGCGATGCGGTTCACCAACGTGGACCTGCTGCGTACGGTGGCGCCGAAGGGACTGGGCTGGCGGCGGCACGTTCCGGCGACCGCCTTCCTGCTGGCTCTGCTGGTGCTGGCCGGTGCCCTGGCCCGCCCGGCGATGGACACCCGGGAACCCCTGGAACGCGCCACCATCATGCTGGCCATCGACGTGTCGCTGTCGATGCAGGCCGACGACGTGCCCCCGAACCGCCTGGAGGCGGCCCAGGAGGCGGCCAAGCAGTTCGTCCGGGAACTACCGGAGACGTACAACGTGGGGTTGGTCTCCTTCGCCAAGTCGGCGAACGTGCTGGTGCCCCCGACCAAGGACCGTCCGGCGGTGACCAGTGCGATCGACGGGCTGGTGCTGGCCGAGGCGACCGCCACCGGGGAGGCAGTCTTCACCTGCCTGGAGGCGATCCGGTCGGTACCGGCCGACGGGGCGGCCGGGATCCCCCCGGCCCGGATCGTGCTGCTGTCCGACGGCTTCCGCACGGCCGGCCGGTCGGTGGAGGAGGCCGCCGCAGCGGCCCAGGCGGCCAATGTGCCGGTCTCCACGATCGCCTTCGGTACGGACGCCGGTCATGTGGCCATCGGCGGGCAGTTGCAACGGGTGCCGGTGGACCGGATGGCCCTGGCCGCCCTGGCCGAGACGACCGAGGGCTACTTCTACGAGGCCGCCTCGGTCAGCGAGCTCAAGCAGGTGTACCAGGACATGGGCAGCTCGATCGGCTTCCGCACCGAGGCCCGGGAGATCACCCAGTGGTACGCCGGCATCGCCCTGCTGCTGGCCCTCTGCGCCGGGGCGACCAGCCTGCTCTGGTCCTCCCGCCTGGTCTGA
- the fabG gene encoding 3-oxoacyl-ACP reductase FabG, protein MSRTVLVTGGNRGIGLAIAQAFAKQGDRVAITHRGSGAPDGIFGVRCDVTDSESVDAAFTAVEAEFGPVEVLVANAGITDDTLLLRMSEEQFTRVLDTNLTGAYRCAKRASAKMLRAKWGRMIFISSVVGLSGGAGQVNYAASKAGLVGVARSITRELGSRNITANVVAPGFIETDMTAELSEGRKAEILRSIPAGRMASSEEVAEVVTWLAGDSAAYISGAVIPVDGGMGMGH, encoded by the coding sequence GTGTCTCGAACTGTGTTGGTTACCGGTGGCAACCGCGGCATCGGTCTGGCCATCGCCCAGGCGTTCGCCAAGCAGGGCGACCGGGTGGCGATCACGCACCGGGGCAGCGGCGCACCCGACGGGATCTTCGGGGTGCGGTGCGACGTCACCGACAGCGAGTCGGTCGACGCGGCGTTCACGGCCGTGGAGGCGGAGTTCGGCCCGGTGGAGGTGCTGGTCGCCAACGCCGGCATCACGGACGACACCCTGCTGCTGCGGATGTCCGAGGAGCAGTTCACCCGGGTGCTGGACACCAACCTGACCGGGGCGTACCGCTGCGCCAAGCGGGCCTCGGCGAAGATGCTGCGGGCCAAGTGGGGTCGCATGATCTTCATCTCCTCGGTGGTCGGTCTCTCCGGCGGTGCCGGCCAGGTCAACTACGCGGCCAGCAAGGCCGGCCTGGTCGGGGTGGCCCGCTCGATCACCCGTGAGCTGGGCAGCCGCAACATCACCGCCAATGTGGTGGCCCCCGGCTTCATCGAGACCGACATGACCGCCGAGCTCTCCGAGGGGCGCAAGGCGGAGATCCTCAGGTCCATCCCGGCGGGCCGGATGGCCAGCTCGGAGGAGGTCGCCGAGGTCGTCACCTGGCTGGCCGGCGACAGTGCCGCCTACATCAGCGGCGCGGTCATCCCGGTCGACGGCGGCATGGGCATGGGCCACTGA
- the fabI gene encoding enoyl-ACP reductase FabI, whose amino-acid sequence MSGLLAGKRLLVTGVITDASIAFSVAKLAQENGAQVVLTGYGRLSLVERIAKRLPEAAPVIELDVTNSEHLAGLPDKVREHVDGLDGVVHSIGFAPQSCLGGGFLDAPWEDVATALHVSTYSYKSLAVAALPLMSPGGAVVGLTFDATQAWPVYDWMGVAKAGLESTSRYLALHLGKQGIRSNLVAAGPLRTMAARSIPGFEQFENAWSGRAPLGWDLADQEPAARACLALLSDWFPATTGEIVHVDGGYHAIGA is encoded by the coding sequence ATGTCCGGACTGCTGGCCGGTAAGCGGCTGCTCGTCACCGGCGTCATCACCGACGCCTCCATCGCCTTCTCAGTCGCCAAGCTCGCCCAGGAGAACGGCGCCCAGGTCGTGTTGACCGGGTACGGCCGGCTCTCGCTGGTGGAGCGGATCGCCAAGCGGCTGCCCGAGGCGGCACCCGTCATCGAGCTGGACGTGACCAACTCCGAACACCTGGCCGGGCTGCCCGACAAGGTGCGTGAGCACGTCGACGGCCTGGACGGGGTGGTGCACTCGATCGGGTTCGCCCCGCAGAGCTGCCTCGGCGGGGGATTCCTCGACGCCCCCTGGGAGGACGTGGCGACCGCCCTGCACGTCTCCACGTACTCCTACAAGTCCCTGGCCGTCGCGGCGCTGCCGCTGATGTCGCCGGGCGGCGCGGTGGTCGGGCTGACCTTCGACGCCACCCAGGCCTGGCCGGTGTACGACTGGATGGGCGTGGCCAAGGCCGGGCTGGAGTCCACCTCCCGCTACCTGGCCCTGCACCTGGGCAAGCAGGGCATCCGCAGCAACCTGGTCGCCGCCGGTCCGCTGCGGACCATGGCCGCCAGGTCGATCCCCGGCTTCGAGCAGTTCGAGAACGCCTGGTCCGGACGGGCCCCGCTGGGCTGGGACCTAGCCGACCAGGAGCCGGCCGCCCGGGCCTGCCTGGCCCTGCTGTCGGACTGGTTCCCCGCCACCACCGGCGAGATCGTGCACGTCGACGGCGGCTACCACGCAATCGGCGCCTAG
- a CDS encoding ferrochelatase → MAYDALVLVSFGGPEGPDDVLPFLQNVTRGRGIPPQRLAEVAEHYQHFGGVSPINQQCRDLLAAVRADFAAHGLDLPVYWGNRNWHPMLADTLAQMRDDGVRRALAFATSAFGGYSSCRQYQEDITAARAAVGSDAPVIEKLRQFWDHPGFVEPHIDAVRAALSRLDPARRDTTRLVFTAHSVPVTMADSAGPHGGRYTAQLAETARLVHAGAAPDLPYDLVWQSRSGPPHVPWLEPDINDHLTALADQQVTGVVVSPIGFVSDHLEVIWDLDTEARDTATRLGLDYVRADTPGTDPRFVTMVRELVQERIDPAGVDLRRRLGELPMWDTCPSVCCVPPRRPS, encoded by the coding sequence ATGGCGTACGACGCGTTGGTGCTGGTCTCCTTCGGTGGCCCGGAGGGGCCGGACGACGTGCTGCCCTTCCTCCAGAACGTCACCCGGGGGCGGGGCATCCCGCCGCAGCGGCTGGCCGAGGTCGCCGAGCACTACCAGCACTTCGGCGGAGTCTCCCCGATCAACCAGCAGTGCCGGGACCTGCTGGCCGCGGTCCGCGCCGACTTCGCCGCCCACGGCCTGGACCTGCCGGTGTACTGGGGCAACCGCAACTGGCACCCGATGCTCGCGGACACCCTGGCCCAGATGCGCGACGACGGGGTACGCCGGGCCCTGGCGTTCGCCACCAGCGCCTTCGGCGGGTACTCCTCCTGCCGGCAGTACCAGGAGGACATCACCGCCGCCCGGGCCGCGGTCGGCTCGGACGCACCCGTGATCGAGAAGCTGCGTCAGTTCTGGGACCACCCCGGCTTCGTCGAGCCGCACATCGACGCCGTACGGGCCGCGCTGAGCCGACTGGACCCGGCTCGGCGGGACACCACCCGGCTGGTCTTCACCGCCCACTCCGTACCGGTGACCATGGCCGACAGCGCCGGCCCGCACGGTGGCCGGTACACCGCCCAACTGGCCGAGACGGCCCGGCTGGTGCACGCGGGGGCCGCCCCCGACCTGCCCTACGACCTGGTGTGGCAGAGCCGATCCGGGCCGCCGCACGTCCCGTGGCTGGAGCCGGACATCAACGACCACCTGACCGCCCTGGCCGACCAGCAGGTGACCGGGGTGGTGGTCAGCCCGATCGGTTTCGTCTCCGACCACCTTGAGGTGATCTGGGACCTGGACACCGAGGCGCGGGACACGGCCACCCGACTGGGCCTGGACTATGTCCGGGCGGACACCCCGGGCACCGACCCCCGCTTCGTGACCATGGTGCGGGAGCTGGTCCAGGAACGCATCGACCCGGCCGGGGTCGACCTGCGTCGCCGGCTCGGCGAGCTGCCGATGTGGGACACCTGCCCCTCGGTCTGCTGCGTCCCGCCCCGCCGTCCCTCCTGA
- a CDS encoding HAD-IIA family hydrolase: MGHLPLGLLRPAPPSLLTGPADPDTPAETSMQDRKPVESWLTDMDGVLVHEGQPIPGAPEFIKRMRASGKPFLVLTNNSIYTPRDLQARLARMGLDVPEQAIWSSALATAQFLADQRPGGTAYVIGEAGLTTALHAVGYVLSDFAPDYVVLGETRTYSFEAITKAIRLINDGARFICTNPDATGPSVEGALPAAGSVAAMISKATGVEPYFVGKPNPMMMRSALNTIDAHSESTAMIGDRMDTDILCGLEAGLETILVLTGISTRTEAERYPYRPSRIVNSVADLIDEI; this comes from the coding sequence GTGGGACACCTGCCCCTCGGTCTGCTGCGTCCCGCCCCGCCGTCCCTCCTGACCGGCCCTGCCGACCCCGACACCCCTGCGGAGACGAGCATGCAAGACCGTAAACCCGTCGAGAGTTGGCTCACCGACATGGACGGTGTGCTGGTGCACGAGGGACAGCCCATACCGGGTGCCCCGGAGTTCATCAAGCGGATGCGCGCCTCCGGCAAGCCCTTCCTGGTGCTGACCAACAACTCCATCTACACCCCCAGGGACCTGCAGGCCCGCCTGGCCCGGATGGGTCTGGACGTGCCGGAGCAGGCGATCTGGTCCTCCGCGCTGGCCACCGCCCAGTTCCTGGCCGACCAGCGGCCGGGCGGGACCGCGTACGTGATCGGGGAGGCCGGGCTGACCACGGCCCTGCACGCGGTCGGCTACGTGCTCAGCGACTTCGCCCCCGACTACGTGGTGCTGGGGGAGACCCGCACCTACAGCTTCGAGGCGATCACCAAGGCGATCCGGCTGATCAACGACGGGGCCCGGTTCATCTGCACCAACCCGGACGCCACCGGCCCGTCGGTCGAGGGGGCCCTGCCGGCCGCCGGATCCGTGGCCGCGATGATCTCCAAGGCGACCGGGGTGGAGCCGTACTTCGTCGGCAAACCCAACCCGATGATGATGCGCTCGGCGCTGAACACCATCGACGCCCACTCGGAGAGCACCGCGATGATCGGTGACCGGATGGACACCGACATCCTCTGTGGCCTGGAGGCCGGGTTGGAGACCATCCTGGTGCTGACCGGCATCAGCACCCGCACGGAGGCGGAACGCTACCCGTACCGTCCCTCCCGCATCGTCAACTCCGTGGCCGACCTGATCGACGAGATCTGA
- a CDS encoding alpha/beta fold hydrolase — translation MPFVTSRDGTRIAYEREGAGPALILIDAAGHFRANSPLDELAVLLAQDFTVYRYDRRGRGDSGDTPPYAPQREVEDLAALIAEAGAPVSLYGYSSGCLLALHTAAAGVDVRRLALLEPPLDTDDDRAEARAFTAKLRESGGEEAVGFFLTEIGVPDDLLAGMRGTPHWTAMVSVAHTLAYDSLLSEATGAALLRRVATPTLVLHSAGSTADLTAMAATTAALLPAAEQRSLPGEWHGVPAAVQAPVLADFLRRDTEPA, via the coding sequence ATGCCGTTCGTAACCTCCCGGGACGGGACGCGGATCGCCTACGAACGGGAGGGTGCCGGCCCGGCGCTGATCCTCATCGACGCCGCCGGGCACTTCCGGGCCAACAGCCCCCTGGACGAGTTGGCCGTCCTGCTGGCCCAGGACTTCACGGTCTACCGCTACGACCGGCGCGGCCGCGGGGACAGCGGCGACACCCCGCCGTACGCCCCGCAGCGCGAGGTCGAGGACCTGGCCGCCCTGATCGCCGAGGCGGGAGCACCGGTCTCGCTGTACGGGTACTCCTCGGGCTGTCTGCTCGCCCTGCACACGGCCGCCGCCGGTGTCGACGTACGACGATTGGCCCTGTTGGAGCCGCCACTGGACACGGACGACGACCGCGCCGAGGCGCGGGCCTTCACCGCGAAGCTGCGGGAGTCGGGCGGCGAGGAGGCGGTGGGGTTCTTCCTCACCGAGATCGGCGTACCGGACGACCTGCTGGCCGGGATGCGCGGCACCCCGCACTGGACAGCCATGGTCTCGGTGGCGCACACCCTGGCGTACGACAGTCTGCTCAGCGAAGCCACCGGCGCGGCACTGCTGCGGCGGGTGGCCACCCCCACGCTGGTGCTGCACAGCGCCGGCAGCACGGCCGACCTGACCGCGATGGCCGCCACCACGGCCGCCCTGCTGCCCGCCGCCGAACAACGCAGCCTGCCCGGCGAGTGGCACGGCGTACCGGCAGCGGTGCAGGCTCCGGTGCTGGCCGACTTCCTGCGCCGCGACACCGAGCCCGCCTGA